AGCAGAATAAAGGCTGACGTCAAGGTGCATACATTGCTGCCAATCCATGAAACAAAGAAGCATTTAGAGAATGTTTTTAAGCAGTCCAAATATGGATGCGCCCTCCATTTTACAGTTAAGGCAATAGATGAACCCTTTTAATAAATAAGCAAAGAAACCTCTATTTATAATAGAGGTTTCTTTTTTTATAACAATATTTGCTTCATTAAACAACTAAAGGCACAGAGTGTCTCTGAAGCTTTATCAAATCGGCAGGACCGTAGAGGATTTTATTTCTCTTAGGGCAAGGCTGGTATTTATTTTGGAGATGCCAAGTTTATTCAGCTTCTTGATAAAGCTCTCTAATCCACCTGTATCTTTATTGGCAACCTTCAACAAATAGTCATACTCTCCTGTTAAACAATGACATTCCAATATTTCCTCCATACTGCTTAACACACCTTCAAGCTCTGCAATAGCTTCCTCTTGGTGGATATTAGTCGAAATGAAAATATAGCATAACAAATCAAACCCTAATTTTTTATGATTCAAGATTGCCACATGCCTCTCGATAAATCCCTCCTTTTCAAGTCGCTTAATGCGGGCATGTGTGGCTGGAGGAGATAAATTAACGAGTTTAGCAAGCTCGGCGTTGGAAATAGCGGCGTTTTTTTGCAATAAATCTAATAAAGTAATATCAACCGAATCGAGCACTTTATGAACAATGGATTCCATAAATGTAACCTGCCTTTCTTTTATTCTGATTCTGCTGTAAAAATCAGTACACTTCTTTATAAAATTCGGTAAAATCGCAAAATAAATATGAAAGTTTTGTATTTATTGCATTATACAGAATTTTATATCGTTTTAAAAGGTACGGTGATACGATATTAACAAGAAATTTCTAACTTTGTGCTTGAAGGAGTTGTTTGTATGCCGTATGTGTTTCTGTTGATCACAAGCTTTTTATTTGGAGGGAATTTTGTTTTAGGCAAATTTCTTGTTGGGCATGCTTCGCCTGCAACACTGACAAGCTTAAGGTGGGCGCTTGCTGTTATCTGTCTGTTGCCGATTATTTGGAAACGAGAACAAAGATTGATTCCGCCAAAAGCTGCATTGCTGCCTTTATTCCTTATGGGTCTGACAGGAGTAGCTGCTTTTAATCTATTGCAATTTCAGGCATTAGAATATACTTCAGCCAGCAATGTAGGTTTAATCTCAACATTAAATACAATCTCCATTGCGCTGTTTTCCTTTCTTTTATTGAAGGAAAAAATCAATAGCTGGCAAATGGCTGCCATGCTTTTGTCCTTCTCTGGAGTTCTTGTTGTACTAACAGAGGGTTCTTTAAGTCAGTTATTAGATTTACGCTTTAACAAAGGAGATTTATATATGATGGGAGCGGTATGCATTTGGGGGCTTTACTCTGTGTGCAGCAGGTGGGCAATGCAAAAAACATCACCGCTGATGGCCACCTTTTTTTCTGGAGCAATCGGTGTTGTTCTGCTCTTGCCATTTAATGCAGCTGATTTTTCAATCACAGAATTCAATGTTTCCTTCATGGTATCCATCCTTTATACCGGTGTTGTTTCAACAGTCATTTGTATGGTGCTTTGGAATATCGGCGTACAAAAACTCGGTGCTACAGAAGCAGGGCTGTTCCTTAATTTCAACCCAATCTTTACGGCTGTGCTGGCGTCTGTATTTTTGCATGAGAAATGGAGCTGGATGCAGGTTATAGGAAGCCTTGTCGTTATCCTGGGCTGTATTCTTTTTACGAAGCTTAAAAAGCCTCCACAGCTTACTTTAAAAAAGAGTGCGATAGTAATTAATGAAGAGAAATCGACAAATTTCGTCCATGGAAAAAAGTAGCCCTTTCTATTTTAGTTGAAATTTACTATAATAATAAGTACACATAAGCAAGAGGGGATTTCATAATTGGAGTCTCCTTTTGTTTGTTCTAAAATTCTTCATAGTGGATTTAGCAAGTGAGCAATGAGTTTTTACTGTTTTCACTTTTATTGTATAGTTAAATATATGTTAATAAATTTGTATAGAACAGGATGTTGAAATAATGAGCGAAAAACCATATAGAGTACTTCTTTACTATAAATATGCAACTATTGAGAACCCAGAAGAATTCACTAGCGAACATTTAGCTTTTTGTAAGGAGCTAGGTTTGTTGGGACGTATTCTTGTATCATCAGAAGGAATTAATGGTACAGTATCTGGTACAGTTGAACAGACTGATAAGTATATCGAGGCAATGAGAAAAGACCCTCGTTTTGCAGACACTGTCTTTAAAATAGACGAAGAAGAGGGACATGCTTTCAAGAAAATGCATGTGCGTCATAAAAAAGAATTGGTAAACTTAAGTCTTGAAGATGATGTTAATCCGTTGGAGTTAACTGGAAACCATCTAAAACCAGCTGAGTGGCTGGAACAAATGCAGGATCCTAATGCCGTAATTATTGATGCCCGCAATGACTATGAGTTTGACTTAGGTCATTTCAGAGGAGCAATTAAACCTGAAATTGAAACATTCCGGGAATTACCTCAATGGATTCAAGACAACCGTGAAATGCTAGAAGGAAAGAAAATCCTGACTTATTGCACAGGCGGCGTGCGTTGTGAGAAATTCTCAGGCTGGCTTAAGCGCGAAGGCTTTGATGATGTATCACAGCTTGACGGTGGTATCGTAACATACGGTAAAGATCCAGAGGTGCAAGGTAAGCTTTGGGATGGCCAATGCTATGTATTCGACCAACGAATTAGTGTTCCAGTTAACAGAGTCGAGAATGTAGTAGTAGGTAAAGACTACTTTACTGGTGAACCATGTGAGCGTTATGTGAACTGTGCAAACCCAGAATGCAACAGAAAAATTCTTTGCTCACCTGAAAATGAAGAGAAGTTCATGAAGAGCTGCAGTCATGAGTGCCGTACACATTCAAGAAACCTTTATGTAAAAGCACATGACCTTACACCAGAACAAGTGGAAGCAAGAGTGAAAGAAATTGCTGAGTGGGAAGCAAACCATGCTGGCAATTTAGCTTAATGAAAAGAGGATGTCTTAAGGACATCCTCTTTTTGTATTTTACAATTCGATGCTTTCACCAATCTGAAGGACTTTGCCTTTAATACCGCGGTCTTTTAGCGCCTTTACGAAGGCATCTCCATCTTGTTCGATAGCTGGGAAAGTATTGTAATGGATAGGTATGATTAAATCCGCTTTATACCATTCTGCAGCCAGCACAGCATCTTCAGGTCCCATTGTATAGTGATCGCCAATTGGGAGGAATGCGATATCGATATCATGTCTGTCGCCAATAATCTTCATGTCTCCAAAAAGGCCTGTGTCACCAGCATGAAGAATCGTTTTTCCTTCTGCCTCAATGACGAATCCAGCAGGCATGCCGCCATAAAGAATATTTTTGTTTTCTTCATCAATGATACCAGAGCTGTGAAATGCATGTGTCATCTTCGCTTTGGCAAACTGTAAATCTAATGTGCCGCCAATATTCATTCCGATTGTCTCGGCGCCTTGCCAGGACATGTATGCAGCCAATTCAGGTATAGCAACAATTGGTGCATTATTTGCTTTGGAGATTGGTGCTGCATCTAGAATATGATCTCCATGAGCATGTGTTAATAGCACAGCATCAACCTTAATATCATCCACTTTCACTTTAGCTGCTGGGTTTCCACTGATGAAAGGATCAATAATAAGTGATTTTCCATTTGCTTCAATTACAATAGTTGATTGTCCGTGATAGGTAATCTTCATCATACCATCTCCCTTTTTTTTCTTTCCAATAATGACGCTTTGATTTTCACTACTTAGATTAGAATAGTTTAGCCGATTTTGCCAAGCAATATGCTTGTTAGCAGCTAGACTGTTTTTCTTTTGTCAGGAATATATTATAATGAGCCGTTAATCTGAGGAAATTGATGCACTAAATAATTAACGTATCTGTTTCTTAAGAAAATCATGTTCTTGGCAGATTTGTATGTGAACAAATTTTTTTCTACATAATGGGTAGCTTCTTGTTGGCTGACCAATCGGGTATTCAATGCAAGGCTAAAAGAAATAAAGTGTTTAAACACTATCATTTCAACTCCTGACAAGATTATTTTATAATTAGTGTAGTGGAAAAATTAGAATATAACTATTTTTCAGAATAAGGGGGATTCGGGAAATGGCAGAGAAGGTGGCTTTAAATTACGCATTAATGATTGAACAGGTCAAAAGCAGAGGATACAGCAATGAGGAAATACTTGAGGCTCTAAATAAGGGGAATATTGATTTCTTTCGAGAGTTTGGCAAGGGACTTCCAGATTGGGAAACGCTTTTCTCTTATTTTCATGATAAAAAGGAAAAAGTGGAACAGCTGCTTAGAGGCAATTATGAGATTGCATTTTTAACAAAAGGGACATTAAAAAGATACTTGCTGTTTAAATTTGGTTTGGCTGAGGGCAAAGATTTTAAGGATAAGGGAGAAGTGCTTGGAGTATTTATGCTATCACGTGAAGACTACCAGGCTTTATCGAAAAATATAGCAAAAAACTGGATTATCACTAATGTAGAAGAGGATAAGAATAATGTACAATTTACAATTGAATTACAATTTAAACCAGTCCTCTAATAAAATTTTTATAAATAGGTTGTTATTTTTTCAAGAAATCTTTCTTTATTATATAGAGGAGGAAAGATTGATGAAATTCGTTCATGGAAGGATATGTTATAATAAGAAAGTGGCTAATGCGAGTTAGTCCCTTTTTTTACACTAAAAACAGAACATACGTTCCTTTCAGGAGGTGCTAATCATGTGTGAGGAATCTGTTAATGGATTGAAAAGGTTTATAGAAGAGAACAAAGAATTTATGGGAAATACAATTGTACAAGGTTTTTTACGGGAAAAGGGTCATTTTAAGCTGTTTGCCGACGCTGTTTGTTATCCTTCTAAAGAAAACAAAGAAAATTTAGATGAAGCGTTTAAAAAGTATTATTTTACGATCCGGTTCACGTCCTATATCTCCTCTTCCATACATTTTAGCACATTAAATTTTCATAGGAAGCAAAGGCTCTATGCAAACAGATATCCTTTGTTATTGGACGCTGAAACAGAAGATGGTAGGACGCATAAAGACAGAATGGAAGATAGGAATGCTAATTTGGAAGCATATGCAGAAAGGGAGGGAATTCGGGAAAGCATTTCTGAATATATAGCTGATCCTTTACTTTATGATGCAATACAATCACTGTCTGACTCCCAAAAGACCGTTCTCTATTTTGCTTATATTAAGAAGCTCAATGATACAGAGATAGCGGAGGTGATCCAAAAAAGCCAGCAATATGTGTCGAAGTGCCATCAAAAAGCTTTGCAAAGGATATACAGCTATATGGCCCAAAAAAAGGAGGATTATAGACGATGAGTATTGGAGACTTGACGCAATGGATGACAATTGTAAGCAATTACGCATTTCCGGTGAGTGTTTCTATATATCTGTTATTAAGAATTGATAAAAAGCTTGAACGGTTGGGAAAAGAGCTGACAAAAAGGACGGAAGAAGGAAAGGAAAATGGATGATGGCCACATTATATTCATTAGTAAAAGAGTCGAAGATTAACAAGGATGCATTAGAAGAAGTGATAGAGATGTTTGAACCAAAGTTGAACAAAGCAGTCCAATATACTTCCCCTAATGAACAAGATGATCTCTCACAAGAATTGAAAATGCTGTTAATGAAATGCATTCAGCTATATGATTTAGATAATATCCCAGGCTTCTGGGAATTTAGAGACAAAATCAATAAAATCAAATAATAAGATAAAAGGCTCCTTTCGCCAGATGGCAAAGGAGCACTTTTTTTAAAAAAGTATTAATCAGTACCTTGCATTGAACAGTAGGTGGTGTTATATTATTAATCAAAGACCAGTACTGTTCATTGTATAGTACTAAAAGAAAGGAGATCTGTAATTGAACGTCCAATTTAAAAAGGGAGTCCTTGAGCTTTGTGTTCTTGTTCTGCTTGATAAACAAGACAGGTACGGATATGAGCTTGTTCAAAAAATTTCTGATCAGATCGAAATATCAGAAGGCTCTGTTTACCCGCTGTTAAGAAGGTTGACGAAAGAAGAATACTTTTCAACCTACCTCCAAGAATCTACAGAAGGCCCTCCAAGAAAATATTACAAGCTTACTGAAAAAGGCAGGGAATATCTCCAAACATTACTTAGTGAATGGCAACAATTCAGAGACGGTGTTGATACTTTAATTAAAGAAGGTGCTAGTGATGAATAAAGATCAATTTATAAAGGAACTGTCTGTGTTACTGAAGGATTTAAATGGTAAGGAAAAACAAGAGATATTGCATGATTACGAGGAGCATTTCCAATTTGGAATCGAAGAAGGCAAAGCAGAGAACGAGATTGCTGCTTCTTTAGGATCACCAAAATTGCTGGCAAAAGAAATACTTGCCAATTACCACCTTGAAAATGCTAAGGGTGCTCAAACAGCTGGAAATGTTATGCGGGCAGTATGGGCGGTGATTGGGTTGAGCTTCTTTAATATCATCATTGTGTTAGGTCCGTTTATTGCGCTTGTTGGTGTTATATTAGCTGGCTGGGCTGTTAGCATTGCCGGCATCAGTACTCCGCTTCTCGTTCTTCTTAACAATCTTTTTGGAAGTTCCTTTGATCTTTTTGAATGGTTTTTATCCTTTGTCTACTGTGGAGCTGGTTTATTGCTATTTGTAGGGATGCAATGGATAACAAAATGGTTTATGCACGGCTTTGTCCGTTATATTTCATTCAATACAGCATTAGTTAAAGGAGGCATCAAGTAATGAACAAACGAAAGTTACTGTGGGCTGGAGCAGTTTTGCTTGTGATTGGACTGATTGGCAGTCTAGCCACCTATAAACAAAGTGCAGAAAAATTTGATTTGAATGAAAGAAAAGTAATAGAAAGCAATAACTTTGAGCATGTGGAAATTTCAGCAGATAACGCTGCAATTGAAATTCATCCAATACAAGAGTCTTCAGCTTATGTTCAGCTATCGGGAACAAAAAGAGGAAATAGAGAATTGAATTATTCAGCAGAAGTTGAAAGCAATAAACTTAAAGTGATATTAAAGGAAAAAGGACATCAGCTTATTCCAATGAGCTTATTTGGGGACAGTGAGCTTAGCTTAGATTTGTACTTGCCGGAGAAACAATATGCCAGCATGATAGCAGATATTAAAAACGGCAGGATAAAAATGACAGAGTTGTCTTCAAGAGAAGTTGTGCTCCATACAGCAAACGGCCGTCTGGAATTGGCAAATATAACTGCAGAAACAGTTAAGGCAGACTCTTCTAATGGAAGAATTCAGTTGGATAATGTCTCAGGGGAAATCGATGGAAAAACAATCAATGGAAGAATTGAATTGAACGCAAGCGCATTAAATCAGGATATACAATTACAAACAAACAACGGCGAAATCTCCATAACAGCAGAGAAGGAACCAGAAAATGCTAACATAAGTGCAGAAACAGATAATGGGGATATTGAAATTTTTAAGCAAGCCAAT
This DNA window, taken from Niallia sp. Man26, encodes the following:
- a CDS encoding DMT family transporter, with protein sequence MPYVFLLITSFLFGGNFVLGKFLVGHASPATLTSLRWALAVICLLPIIWKREQRLIPPKAALLPLFLMGLTGVAAFNLLQFQALEYTSASNVGLISTLNTISIALFSFLLLKEKINSWQMAAMLLSFSGVLVVLTEGSLSQLLDLRFNKGDLYMMGAVCIWGLYSVCSRWAMQKTSPLMATFFSGAIGVVLLLPFNAADFSITEFNVSFMVSILYTGVVSTVICMVLWNIGVQKLGATEAGLFLNFNPIFTAVLASVFLHEKWSWMQVIGSLVVILGCILFTKLKKPPQLTLKKSAIVINEEKSTNFVHGKK
- a CDS encoding helix-turn-helix domain-containing protein, which encodes MMATLYSLVKESKINKDALEEVIEMFEPKLNKAVQYTSPNEQDDLSQELKMLLMKCIQLYDLDNIPGFWEFRDKINKIK
- a CDS encoding YvrJ family protein, which translates into the protein MSIGDLTQWMTIVSNYAFPVSVSIYLLLRIDKKLERLGKELTKRTEEGKENG
- a CDS encoding DUF1700 domain-containing protein, producing the protein MNKDQFIKELSVLLKDLNGKEKQEILHDYEEHFQFGIEEGKAENEIAASLGSPKLLAKEILANYHLENAKGAQTAGNVMRAVWAVIGLSFFNIIIVLGPFIALVGVILAGWAVSIAGISTPLLVLLNNLFGSSFDLFEWFLSFVYCGAGLLLFVGMQWITKWFMHGFVRYISFNTALVKGGIK
- a CDS encoding metal-dependent hydrolase encodes the protein MMKITYHGQSTIVIEANGKSLIIDPFISGNPAAKVKVDDIKVDAVLLTHAHGDHILDAAPISKANNAPIVAIPELAAYMSWQGAETIGMNIGGTLDLQFAKAKMTHAFHSSGIIDEENKNILYGGMPAGFVIEAEGKTILHAGDTGLFGDMKIIGDRHDIDIAFLPIGDHYTMGPEDAVLAAEWYKADLIIPIHYNTFPAIEQDGDAFVKALKDRGIKGKVLQIGESIEL
- a CDS encoding Lrp/AsnC family transcriptional regulator; this translates as MESIVHKVLDSVDITLLDLLQKNAAISNAELAKLVNLSPPATHARIKRLEKEGFIERHVAILNHKKLGFDLLCYIFISTNIHQEEAIAELEGVLSSMEEILECHCLTGEYDYLLKVANKDTGGLESFIKKLNKLGISKINTSLALREIKSSTVLPI
- a CDS encoding PadR family transcriptional regulator → MNVQFKKGVLELCVLVLLDKQDRYGYELVQKISDQIEISEGSVYPLLRRLTKEEYFSTYLQESTEGPPRKYYKLTEKGREYLQTLLSEWQQFRDGVDTLIKEGASDE
- a CDS encoding DUF4097 family beta strand repeat-containing protein, which translates into the protein MNKRKLLWAGAVLLVIGLIGSLATYKQSAEKFDLNERKVIESNNFEHVEISADNAAIEIHPIQESSAYVQLSGTKRGNRELNYSAEVESNKLKVILKEKGHQLIPMSLFGDSELSLDLYLPEKQYASMIADIKNGRIKMTELSSREVVLHTANGRLELANITAETVKADSSNGRIQLDNVSGEIDGKTINGRIELNASALNQDIQLQTNNGEISITAEKEPENANISAETDNGDIEIFKQANSNVIFGDGEYKIRLKTNNGDIEVN
- a CDS encoding sigma factor-like helix-turn-helix DNA-binding protein; translated protein: MCEESVNGLKRFIEENKEFMGNTIVQGFLREKGHFKLFADAVCYPSKENKENLDEAFKKYYFTIRFTSYISSSIHFSTLNFHRKQRLYANRYPLLLDAETEDGRTHKDRMEDRNANLEAYAEREGIRESISEYIADPLLYDAIQSLSDSQKTVLYFAYIKKLNDTEIAEVIQKSQQYVSKCHQKALQRIYSYMAQKKEDYRR
- a CDS encoding rhodanese-related sulfurtransferase — encoded protein: MSEKPYRVLLYYKYATIENPEEFTSEHLAFCKELGLLGRILVSSEGINGTVSGTVEQTDKYIEAMRKDPRFADTVFKIDEEEGHAFKKMHVRHKKELVNLSLEDDVNPLELTGNHLKPAEWLEQMQDPNAVIIDARNDYEFDLGHFRGAIKPEIETFRELPQWIQDNREMLEGKKILTYCTGGVRCEKFSGWLKREGFDDVSQLDGGIVTYGKDPEVQGKLWDGQCYVFDQRISVPVNRVENVVVGKDYFTGEPCERYVNCANPECNRKILCSPENEEKFMKSCSHECRTHSRNLYVKAHDLTPEQVEARVKEIAEWEANHAGNLA